In Oncorhynchus nerka isolate Pitt River linkage group LG26, Oner_Uvic_2.0, whole genome shotgun sequence, one DNA window encodes the following:
- the LOC115110141 gene encoding interferon a3-like isoform X2: protein MQSVCHCCDWIRHHYGHLSAEYLSLLDQMGGDITKQNAPVLFPTSLYRHIDDAEFEDKVRFLKETIYQITKLFDGNMKSVTWDKKNLDDFLNILERQLENLNSCVSPAMKPERRLKRYFKKLNRKVLRKMNYSAQAWELIRKEMKRHLQRLDILAAQMY, encoded by the exons ATGCAGAGCGTGTGTCATTGCTGTGACTGGATCCGACACCACTACGGTCACTTGAGCGCAGAATACCTTTCCCTGCTGGACCAGATG GGAGGAGATATCACAAAGCAGAATGCCCCTGTCCTTTTCCCAACATCACTTTACAGACACATAGATGATGCTGAG TTTGAGGACAAAGTCAGATTCCTGAAAGAGACCATCTATCAAATCACAAAACTGTTTGATGGGAATATGAAATCTGTCACCTGGGACAAGAAAAACCTGGACGATTTCCTCAACATTCTAGAACGCCAATTGGAGAACCTTAATTCCTGT GTATCACCTGCCATGAAACCTGAGAGGAGACTGAAACGGTACTTCAAGAAGTTGAATAGGAAGGTTCTGAGAAAAATG aactACAGTGCACAGGCGTGGGAGCTCATCAGGAAAGAGATGAAACGTCATCTGCAAAGATTGGATATCCTTGCAGCACAGATGTACTGA
- the LOC115110138 gene encoding interferon a3 isoform X1, which translates to MYTMQSWSCIFLIICSMQSVCHCCDWIRHHYGHLSAEYLSLLDQMGGDITKQNAPVLFPTSLYRHIDDAEFEDKVIFLRETIYQITKLFDGNMKSVTWDKKNLDDFLNILERQLENLNSCVSPAMKPERRLKRYFKKLNRKVLRKMNYSAQAWELIRKEMKRHLQRLDILAAQMY; encoded by the exons ATGTATACAATGCAGAGCTGGAGTTGTATTTTTCTTATTATTTGCAGTATGCAGAGCGTGTGTCATTGCTGTGACTGGATCCGACACCACTACGGTCACTTGAGCGCAGAATACCTTTCCCTGCTGGACCAGATG GGAGGAGATATCACAAAGCAGAATGCCCCTGTCCTTTTCCCAACATCACTTTACAGACACATAGATGATGCCGAG TTTGAGGACAAAGTCATATTCCTGAGAGAGACCATCTATCAAATCACAAAACTGTTTGATGGGAATATGAAATCTGTCACCTGGGACAAGAAAAACCTGGACGATTTCCTCAACATTCTAGAACGCCAATTGGAGAACCTTAATTCCTGT GTATCACCTGCCATGAAACCTGAGAGGAGACTGAAACGGTACTTCAAGAAGTTGAATAGGAAGGTTCTGAGAAAAATG aactACAGTGCACAGGCGTGGGAGCTCATCAGGAAAGAGATGAAACGTCATCTGCAAAGATTGGATATCCTTGCAGCACAGATGTACTGA
- the LOC115110141 gene encoding interferon a3-like isoform X1 — protein MYTMQSWSCIFLIICSMQSVCHCCDWIRHHYGHLSAEYLSLLDQMGGDITKQNAPVLFPTSLYRHIDDAEFEDKVRFLKETIYQITKLFDGNMKSVTWDKKNLDDFLNILERQLENLNSCVSPAMKPERRLKRYFKKLNRKVLRKMNYSAQAWELIRKEMKRHLQRLDILAAQMY, from the exons ATGTATACAATGCAGAGCTGGAGTTGTATTTTTCTTATTATTTGCAGTATGCAGAGCGTGTGTCATTGCTGTGACTGGATCCGACACCACTACGGTCACTTGAGCGCAGAATACCTTTCCCTGCTGGACCAGATG GGAGGAGATATCACAAAGCAGAATGCCCCTGTCCTTTTCCCAACATCACTTTACAGACACATAGATGATGCTGAG TTTGAGGACAAAGTCAGATTCCTGAAAGAGACCATCTATCAAATCACAAAACTGTTTGATGGGAATATGAAATCTGTCACCTGGGACAAGAAAAACCTGGACGATTTCCTCAACATTCTAGAACGCCAATTGGAGAACCTTAATTCCTGT GTATCACCTGCCATGAAACCTGAGAGGAGACTGAAACGGTACTTCAAGAAGTTGAATAGGAAGGTTCTGAGAAAAATG aactACAGTGCACAGGCGTGGGAGCTCATCAGGAAAGAGATGAAACGTCATCTGCAAAGATTGGATATCCTTGCAGCACAGATGTACTGA
- the LOC115110139 gene encoding interferon a3-like, producing MYTMQSWTCIFLIICSMQSVCHCCDWIRHHYGLLSAEYLSLLDQMGGDITKQNAPVLFPTSLYRHIDDAEFEDKVRFLRETIYQITKLFDGNMKSVTWDKKNLDDFLNILERQLENLNSCVSPAMKPERRLKRYFKKLNRKVLRKMNYSAQAWELIRKETKRHLQRLDILAAQMY from the exons ATGTATACAATGCAGAGTTGGACGTGCATTTTTCTTATTATTTGCAGTATGCAGAGCGTGTGTCATTGCTGTGACTGGATCCGACACCACTACGGCCTCTTGAGCGCAGAATACCTTTCCCTGCTGGACCAGATG GGAGGAGATATCACAAAGCAGAATGCCCCTGTCCTTTTCCCAACATCACTTTACAGACACATAGATGATGCTGAG TTTGAGGACAAAGTCAGATTCCTGAGAGAGACCATCTATCAAATCACAAAACTGTTTGATGGGAATATGAAATCTGTCACCTGGGACAAGAAAAACCTGGACGATTTCCTCAACATTCTAGAACGCCAATTGGAGAACCTTAATTCCTGT GTATCACCTGCCATGAAACCTGAGAGGAGACTGAAACGGTACTTCAAGAAGTTGAATAGGAAGGTTCTGAGAAAAATG AACTACAGTGCACAGGCGTGGGAGCTCATCAGGAAAGAGACGAAACGTCATCTGCAAAGATTGGATATCCTTGCGGCACAGATGTACTGA
- the LOC115110138 gene encoding interferon a3 isoform X2: MQSVCHCCDWIRHHYGHLSAEYLSLLDQMGGDITKQNAPVLFPTSLYRHIDDAEFEDKVIFLRETIYQITKLFDGNMKSVTWDKKNLDDFLNILERQLENLNSCVSPAMKPERRLKRYFKKLNRKVLRKMNYSAQAWELIRKEMKRHLQRLDILAAQMY; the protein is encoded by the exons ATGCAGAGCGTGTGTCATTGCTGTGACTGGATCCGACACCACTACGGTCACTTGAGCGCAGAATACCTTTCCCTGCTGGACCAGATG GGAGGAGATATCACAAAGCAGAATGCCCCTGTCCTTTTCCCAACATCACTTTACAGACACATAGATGATGCCGAG TTTGAGGACAAAGTCATATTCCTGAGAGAGACCATCTATCAAATCACAAAACTGTTTGATGGGAATATGAAATCTGTCACCTGGGACAAGAAAAACCTGGACGATTTCCTCAACATTCTAGAACGCCAATTGGAGAACCTTAATTCCTGT GTATCACCTGCCATGAAACCTGAGAGGAGACTGAAACGGTACTTCAAGAAGTTGAATAGGAAGGTTCTGAGAAAAATG aactACAGTGCACAGGCGTGGGAGCTCATCAGGAAAGAGATGAAACGTCATCTGCAAAGATTGGATATCCTTGCAGCACAGATGTACTGA